The following is a genomic window from Cyanobacteria bacterium QS_8_64_29.
GATCCGCAGAATTATTCGGGTGCCTACAATTGCACCTCTACTGACGTGGTGGACTGGCGCACCTTCGGCCTGATGATGGATCTGGCCATGATGGGCTGCGGCACCGGGGCCGTGCTGGAGCGGTACTACATCGAGCGCCTGCCGGCGATCCGCAACCAGCTCGAGGTACGCGTCACCGGCACGGTGGGTACAGTCCCAGCCGGCCAGCGGCGCGAGGCTACCGAGGTCGATCCTGCCAGCAGCGGCGCCGTTCACATCCAGGTGGGCGATTCGCGCCAGGGCTGGATCCGGGCCTATCAGGCGCTGCTGGAGCTGGCCAGCGACGGGCGCATGGCGCGCGAAATTGCAGTCACGGTCGATCCCAGCCACGTGCGGCCCGCAGGCGAACTGCTCAAGGGCTTTGGCGGGGTGGCCAACCCCATCAAGTTCCCCGATCTGTTTCCGCGCATGGCGGCCATCCTCAACCGCGCGATCGGGCGGCAGCTCAACGCTGAGGAGTGCTGCCTGCTCATCGACGAGGCAGCCGCCACCATTGTAGCCGGCAACATCCGCCGCTCGGCCGGCATCCGCCAGTTTGATGCCGACTTCCCGCTGCTCAAGCAAAACCTGTGGCAGCCCGACGAGCAGGGCAACTGGCGCATCGATCCCGAGCGCGATGCGCTGCGGATGGCCAACCACACCCGGGTCTTCCATACCAAGCCGGACCGCCAAACGTGCATTGAGGCCGTGCGCAGCCAGTACCACTCCGGCGAAGGCGCTATCCAGTGGGCCGGCGAGGCTGTCGCGCGCGCCAACGCCGACCTTGCCGACACTCCCGAGCGCAAGGCCGAGCTCTTAGCGGCCTACGAGCGCGGCGATGCCCGAGGATGGCTGCAGCAGCGCGAGCCCAGCCTCGATGCCAACGAACTGGATCACCGCGTCGCCCGCTACGGGCTCAACCCTTGCCTGACAGCCGACACATGGATTCACACCGAGTCCGGGCCGCGCCAGGTTCGGGAGTTAATCGGGCAACCAGCCAATCTTTACGTTGACGGTGTCTCGTTCAGCACGACAGCTGAAGGCTTCTTCTATACCGGCACTCAGCCGGTCTACGAACTCGAAACCGAGCGCGGCTATCGGGTCAGGCTTACCGCCAACCATCCCGTTCTTCGTGTCAGCCGGCAAACGCAAAAGCGCCAGCGTACCGAATGGATCGAGGCGGGCAAGCTGCAGCCTGGCGATCGCATCAAGTTACACGATCACCGCAGCATCCAACCTTGGTGCGGTCACGGCACTTTCGAGCAAGGGTGGCTGCTGGGTGAACTAATTGGTGACGGCAGCCTCAGCCGGAATGAAGCGAACTACAGCCGAACCGGAATTTTGCGATTCTGGGAAGGCACAAAACAGCAAATGGCGGATAAAACCATTGAGCGTGGTGGAGGTCAGACAGCCATCCTCAACCGCCACAATAATTGTTTGCAAGTTAGTTCGGCTCAGCTTTATGAGTTAGTTGGCGCTTACGATATTACGCCGAACTGCAAAACGGTAACGCCTGCAATCGAACGTGCGAGTTACGAGTTTTACCAAGGTTTCTTGCGCGGGCTGTTCGATTCAGATGGCAGCGTTCAGGGCAATCAGCAGAAAGGAATCAGCATCCGGCTTTCCCAGAGCGATCTGCCGCTTTTAGAAGCAGTCCAACGGATGCTGGCACGGCTTGGTATTGCTGCCACGCTCTATCGCAATCGCCGCCCAGC
Proteins encoded in this region:
- the nrdJ gene encoding ribonucleoside-triphosphate reductase, adenosylcobalamin-dependent, which codes for MVRQLESPQTTGFPANAPAANPVFFRTYSRLTAEGQRESWAQVCDRAIGGLVELGQLTGSECELLERTMRSLQSLPAGRWLWVGGTPWLQDPQNYSGAYNCTSTDVVDWRTFGLMMDLAMMGCGTGAVLERYYIERLPAIRNQLEVRVTGTVGTVPAGQRREATEVDPASSGAVHIQVGDSRQGWIRAYQALLELASDGRMAREIAVTVDPSHVRPAGELLKGFGGVANPIKFPDLFPRMAAILNRAIGRQLNAEECCLLIDEAAATIVAGNIRRSAGIRQFDADFPLLKQNLWQPDEQGNWRIDPERDALRMANHTRVFHTKPDRQTCIEAVRSQYHSGEGAIQWAGEAVARANADLADTPERKAELLAAYERGDARGWLQQREPSLDANELDHRVARYGLNPCLTADTWIHTESGPRQVRELIGQPANLYVDGVSFSTTAEGFFYTGTQPVYELETERGYRVRLTANHPVLRVSRQTQKRQRTEWIEAGKLQPGDRIKLHDHRSIQPWCGHGTFEQGWLLGELIGDGSLSRNEANYSRTGILRFWEGTKQQMADKTIERGGGQTAILNRHNNCLQVSSAQLYELVGAYDITPNCKTVTPAIERASYEFYQGFLRGLFDSDGSVQGNQQKGISIRLSQSDLPLLEAVQRMLARLGIAATLYRNRRPAGYRLMPDSDRNPAAYRHQAQHELVVTGENLSKFKTVIDFDDPEKSDRLSAALANYQRTLNRERFVAQLKHVQADGIEPVYDCTVPQAARFDANGLVVHNCGEIIGSNFHCNLSEIHLNQIDPSDEQAQREAFQAGALSVAALLHHRFVEPRYQYSRELDPIVGVSFTGLFDFCVQAFGVDWLHWWEQGRPDTEQGRAFKRQEQQYLQHWRSIVRDTIWDYCDRHGLKRPNRYTCVQPSGTKSLLTGASPGWHPPKAARYLRRITFRKNDPVALACIDYGYNVIPAQSDKDDNGNLLDDPFDERCTEWLVEIPVSLPWADLPGADAIDISSFSALAQFDFYMQVQRYWTTHNTSATLEFREGEIEALGDRIHRAIRDDEGYISAALLARFDDHQSFPRLPFEPIGQQQYEQLMAEVRQRCREPDFYAALQRYDAGAFDENGPAACDSDRCLFPGQ